The genomic window GGTTTTGGGAGCTTCGGTATGCGTTCTCCTGAGGGATATGGTTCGGATCGTTCATCTCAGTCAGGTGGAAGGAGCAGCTTTGGTGGTGGTCGTTCAGGCGGATCATCAAACAATCGTTCCTCTGGTTTCGGGGACTTTGGCTCTGACCGTTCTTCTCAGTCAGGCGGAAGGAGCAGCTTTGGTGGGTTTGGATCAAATGATGGGAAAAGATCTTACTGAGAGAAGTGTTTTTGGAGCCGAGCCGGCAATAATTGGTTTGACCCTAGGAGGAGGGAGGATTCGGTGACTCGAGTAGATTAGTTACTACGGCGGATACGAAGGAGtcaagttatatatataaatctgtAGCTAtgtaaaacaaacatatactTTCGAAGTTATGTTATCATCATTTCATATGAGGTGATTATCTTCTTTTgcataatttgtttgtttatattgttttgatatatGAGGTTccacaaaaaacagaaacacaGAATTATTGAATTTCATTAGATTACGTAGCAAAAATACCAATGAACATTAATAAATTGGAaatactctctttttctcaatGTTTTCAAGCCCGATTCATAGTGTTTTCTTAGACTATGTATTCTTGATGTtttagatgatgaagaagactacctatgttgatgaagaaaactcTCAATACCGCCTGAAGTGAATGACTTATATGGTGAGAGAAGCAACCAAGATTAGTTGTTTTGAGTTTGCgatgtttaattaatttatttttttcattggtgATCTTATAACCACTTTAGACTTATAATTGgatttaaacattttaatattttaataatataatatttgttatgaTTTTAGACTTATAATTGGATTTAAACAATTTAATCACTTTATTATTATAGTTAAACTTCATATTTTATTACTGGTGGTAtgactatttttatttgtatatttataaaactatatatataacctcaataaaatattaagtatattaaataaatttcaattaataaCATGTGACCAAATCTGGTTGACTCAGTGATTCGGTGATTTAGAAAGTAATTCACCGTGaattaaaaacattgttttttcaCATCTactaactttttaaaaatcaacaatagttaataataatttttagaaaaggGGAAATTGTCTTTATATATAGGTTAAACACGTACAAGTAATTTCTCCGAATTCTTCTGTTTGTTTCGTGACACATAAACAagcataaaccctaaaagttAACTATGGCAATGGagccgaagaagaagacgaagttgATTAGTTCCGACAACGATTCAAAGTGGTCGATGCTTTCCCCCGACCTGATTCGATCGATCTTAGAACGCTTGAACTTTATAGACTTTCATCGAGCTAGGTACATCTCTTTAAATTGGTATTCCTCTTCGGAATTATGCATTATACAAAATCCAACTCCATGGACCATCCGCTTTTCAAACGACAACCatgtttcattgtttgatCCTCTTCATGCAAAAACCTATGTAATAACAGACCTAGGGTTTGATTTACCAAGGAGTCGTTGTTTGGCTACTTCTGGTagctggttgttgttgttagatCATAGAACcgatttttatcttttgaatcTGTTTACTCGAGAGAGGATTTGTCTTCCGACTTTGGAAGCAATCGATGGATGGCAGATGAAGTTTGAGAGGGTTGGTGAGTCTGATTTCTTGAAGACATTCACTTATCGTGAAGGCTATACAAGTTATTCTTCTCGTATAAGCACCAAAATTAGAATAGAGAAAGCGGTTTTGTGGGTCGATGAAAGAAGCCGAGATTACTTAGTTGTGTGGAACCTTGAGAGCTTCTTTGCGTATCATAAGAAATGAGATAATAACAAGACCTGGAAAGTGTTTCAATTAAAGAATCAAGGGTGCTCGGATATGGTGTTTAGAGAAAGCAAGCTTTACGTGCTTAGTCCAAGTCTAGACATCActgtttttgatttctctagTGGTGATTCTCCAAAGGAATGTGCAAGCTTCACATCGCCGGATGACTATTCATCATATGGACCATTACGTTTCGAGTCTTTCGACCATCTTGTTATAACTTTGTCCGGAGAGGTTTTGTTGATCAAAGTCGAACGTCGGGGATTGCAGATATGTTCATTCGATGTTTACAAGATGGATCAAACATCATCAAAATGCAAAAGGATCCGCTCTATAGGGAACGAAGCATTGTTTTTGGATCACGGAACAACGGTTGAAGCCAAAGATGGAATTAGGAATAAttgcatatattttagttacGTTAAGTATGGTAAATACAAGAACATTAGTTTACGCAATACTTGCGTCTACGATATTCAAAGGGGGTTCGTTGTCCAACGGTTTCAACACCTTGCAGATTCATCGCCAATGCCTTTCAAGTGTGTTCGTTGGGTTTTCTTTTGGTGGCAAATGGTTGCGTTATACCGCCAACTAAAGActttttgacccaaaaaataaCATTGGCTTGTGATATTCTTCAGGAGCAAGTTAGGGATTAGGTTTTGAttgattatattataaatttgtttcttttggttcttgaaAAATCCTTCCAATTAAAACAgagatttgtttctcttgggtcttttttggtcaaaatttgTCTAACTCTTGATATTATCTCTGAGACAGGACTTCTTGGTGCTCGACCAACTACACATCCGATTGAACAGAATCATCAACTAGCATTGGCAACGGGTGATTTTCTTACAGATCCTCTTCGCTATCGCCGCTTGGTTGGTCGTATTATCTATCTTGGAGTTACACGTCCTGATATTTCATATGCCATTCATACTCTCTCTCAATTTATGCATGCTCCTCGGATAGAACATTGGGAGGCGGCAGTTAGAGTTGTTCGGTATTTGAAAGGGAATCCGGGACAAGGGATACTATTACGTGCGGATGCGGAGCTTACTCTTACAGCTTGGTGTGATGCTGATCATGCGACATGTCCACTAACACGACGTTCTCTTACAGCATGGTTTATACAGCTTGGTGGTTCTCCCATTTCGTGGAAGACACGAAAGCAAGATACTGTCTCACGTTCATCAGCTGAGGCGGAATATAGGTCCATGGCGGATACGGTTAGTGAGATCTTATGGTTGCGGCAGCTTCTTATCACATTAGGAGTTGATTGTTCATCTCCTATTCCTCTTTTCTGCGACAACCAATCGGCCATTTATCTCAGCGCTAACCCGGTGTTTCATGAACGCACTAAACATGTTGGGTCGGATTGTCATTTTATTCGTGATGAGATTGTTCGTGGTGTGATTGCTCCTCAACATGTTTCAACCCATCTTCAGCTCGCAGATATATTTACAAAGGCTCTCGGTCGCAAGGAGTTTGTGACCTCTATACTCCAACTTGAGGGGGGTATTGGGGAATATAGGTCCTCTTATGTAATTAGTATATTTTTAAGTTATAGTTTGGTAATTACATCTTTGTATCTAGGTCttaacatatgtatataagGCACAGCCTTGAGATCATTATCGATAAGAAAACCTTTATACTAAACTAGGTATTCTTGACAGGTCTTCCAGctacactatatatatatattaaaaaatattaggaAGTTGTGTACCAAAACATGTAATCCTTTCATACTCAAAACTACAACATGAAATAGTTCTGAGACAAAACATGTAACTCTCTTCGATCcgaaataatatcatataacCAAACGTCATTCGAATCGGCGATCTTTAAATTTCGCCTAAAATATTTACCAGTTGAGCTAACGACActtgatattgtttttctcaaatctttccAACTGCAcgatattgttttcttttaaattttgccGAACTAAAAATCTAAAGCCGTATATGATATTTCGTTATGAAAACGACTCCATCAAGGATGTAATGTATCAAATGTTCATTGGCAGTTTTATTACGTAACGTAATGCAATCCATAATTCTGTTTTCGTCGAACCTTTGTTTCGTTAGGCAGAGAGACAAAATAcagaagtagaaaaaaaacgaaaaaatgaGTAGAATTTATTTTACCcagatttattaattttgatttaatttggCAAAGTATATCTTACCAAATTAAATTGTTATTGactctcttttaattttcttcttcccaaagAATAataaactctctttttctcatatattaactttttaactcagacataataattatttatttatttttataaatgaggaaattatctttatatataggCTAATaacgtaaaaaaaattgatgaagaaacaataTCCCAAATTTACTCATAAACAAGCAGAAACCCTAACGAGTTAACTATGGCAACGGCgccgaagaagaagttgattaGTTCCGACAACGATACAGAGTGGTCGCCGGTTCTTGCCCCTGACCTGATTCGATCGATCTTCGAACGTTTGAACTTTGCGGAGTTTCATCGAGCTATGTCAATTTCTTTAGATTGGTATTCCACTGCGGAATTATGCTACAGACAAAACCCAACTCCATGGCTCATTCTCTTTTCAAACTATAGACATATTTCGTGTAGGTTGTTTGATCCTCTTCATGACAAAACCTACGTAATACGAGACCTAGGGTTTGATTTCCATAGGAGTTGTTGTTTGGCTACTTCTGGTAGCTGGTTGTTGATGTTAGATCATAGAACcgatttttatcttttgaatcTGTTTACTCGAGAGAGGATTTGTCTTCCGACTTTGGAAGCAATCGATGGATGGCAGATGAAGTTTGAGAGGGTTGGTGAGTCTGATTTCTTGAAGACATTCACTTATCGTGAAGGCTATAGAAGTTATTCTTCTGGTCTAAGCACCAAAGTTGTAATAGAGAATGCGGTGTTGTGGGTCGATGAAAGAAGCCGAGATTACTTAGTTGTGTGGAGCATTGAGTGCTTCTTTGCATATCATAAGAAAGGAGATAATAACAAGACCTGGAAAGTGATTCAAttaaagaagaatgaagagtGCTCCGATATAGTGTTTAGAGAAAGCAAGCTTTACGTGCTTAATCCAAATCTAAACATTActgtttttgatttctctagTGGTTCTCCAAATGAATGTGCAAGTTTCACATCTCAGGATATTGGTCTCACATTATATCCACTATCTTGTTTCGGCCATCTTGTTATAACTTTGTCCGGAGAGGTTTTGCTGATCAAAACCCGCCGATATGGGATATATTCCTTTGATGTTTACAAGATGGatccaaaatcatcaaaatggAGAGAAATTTATTCTTTAGGGAATGAAGCAATTCTTTTGGATCTAGGAACAACGATCGCAGCCAAAGATGGTTTTGGATAAAACAGCTTATATTTAAGTAATATACAATGGGAGTAGTTTATGCAATGAAAACAGTAATTACGTTTACGATTTTCTTAGGAGGTTGGTTGTCCAACGGTTTCAACACCTTGCAGATTTATCGCCAGTGCCTTTCAAGGATTCTCGTTGGTTTTTCCCAACTTTTTGTGGCAAATCGTTGCTCTAAAGCTAtctagttttatgtttttggtaaGGATTATTTCTCTTACATTTTGCTACGTTTTATGTTTAGGGTATAACAACTATTCTCAAATATTCCTCTCGGATATTTTCTTTGCAAATtgtgtttctttctgtttttggatTCAAAACAAGTGACACACTTCCGTTCGTGATAGATGTTGAATGATCCTAATTAGTGTTTTGCATTATTAGGTTTAGCTTCATGCATGCATGATGCAATGATGCATGTCCTTTGATATGGTTACAGAATTGTGTTGCATTGCATCATTAGATATGGGATCAGTTTATCGATATATCATATTTCAGACTTTTTTAGTTCGacataattttaaagaaaacaacattaaTGATATGTTCATTCGATGTTTACAACCTACAAGATGGATCCAAATTCATCAAAGTGGAGAAAAATCAATTGTATTGGGAACGAAGCATTGTTTTTGGATCATGGAACAATAGTTGAAGCCAAAGATGGAGAATTAGGGAAAAttgcatatattttagttataatgAGTATGGTAGATACGACAACATTAGTTTACGAAGTACTTGTCTTGCGTCTACGATATTCAAAGCGGATTGGTTGTCCAAAAGTTTCAACACCTTGCTGATTCATCTCCACACCTTGAAGATTCATAGCCAATGCCTTTCAAGGGTACTCGTTGGATTTTCCCAACTTTTGGTGGCAAATGGTTGCGTTATACCGCGAACTAAAGactgtttaacaaaaaaaaaaacatattggCTTGTGTTATTCTTCAAGAGCAAGTTAGAGATTTAGGTTATATTAgattagaatttgtttttttttggttcttgaaaAGTCCTCTGTTCCAAAACAGAGATTTGTTGTCttggtcttttttttggtcaaatttttCTAAAGTCTTCTTCCAGCTGCAcgatattgttttctttcaaattttgtcAAACTAAAAATCTCAACCATATATGATACATCGATATGGAGACGACTCCATCAAGGATATAATGAATCAAATATTCATTGGTATTTTTGTTATGCAATGTAATccataattatgttttcttcgAACCTTTGTGTCGTTAGGCAGAGAGAAGATACGTAAAAAGGAATAACGAATAAAAGGAgtagaattaaaatttaattcttATAAATAGGGTTTTAACTCAACTATaatcattatttattattttataaaaggGGAATAGACTTTTattccaaagaaaaacaaaacaaaaccctaatttggtAAGCCTTCCAGAGTAGCTAAAACCCTACTGGTCCGTGTAGCTAAAATTCTTCATTCCTATTGGGATATATCCATAtttatgttaaataaatatatttaggaGATATATACTTTATGTTAATAAACTTTATCTCCAAGTTTAGTTTACCgctcttgtatatatataaagatgtAATCATATGAGATGAATAAGAGGGAAAACATATCCTAAACCTAGCCGCCTCTAGTTTCTACAATTCCGATCATATGATGATGTCTGATCTTCCTTTGGATTTGGTAGAAGAAATACTCTCAAGGGTTTCGGCCACATCTCTGAAACGATTACGATCTACTTGCAAACAATGGAACACTTTATTCAAAAAACGAAGTTTCAGCCAGAAACACTTTCATATAGCTCCAAAGGAGTCTATGGTTCTCATGTTGAAGGAGTACAGAGTTTGCTCAATGAATATCAATCTCAATGTTTCTCCTCCATCTGTAGAGTTTCAAGGTACACTTGGCATAAAAGATGATTCCCATTCTAATTTAGGACAAGTCGAGATAGTCGAAGTTTATCACTGTGATGGTTTGTTGTTATGCGCCACCAGGGACAATAGACTCGTGGTTTGGAATCCGTGTTTGGGGGAAACCAGGTGGATCCAACTCAAAGATGAATGCAGGAGATACTCTACGTTTGCTCTAGGATacgaaaacaacaaattttgtcGTCGTAactacaaaatcttgaggtATTGGGGTTGGTTTCACGATCACATACCAGACGACGGCGGACGTTTCAGGTTTGAAATATATGACTTTAGATCTGATTCATGGAAGGTTCTTGATGACGTCCCTGATGACCGCTTCCCACCAGTAAGTGTCGTGTCTTTAAAGGGAAACACTTACTGGTTTGGTTCTAATAAAAAGGACTTCTTACgtagttttgattttacaacaGAGAGATTTAATCATATTGGTCTTCCGCCATCTCGAGATCATGGTTTTATGGCTCTATCAGTTGTTGGAGAAGAACAACTCTCAGTGTTACAAGAGATTGAGACATCAAAGATGGAGATATTTGTAACCAATAAAGTTGGTACTGAAGAAGCTGCTTTGTTGTGGAGCAAATCCTTTATAGTGGATTTACCCATTGGCGGTCATTGTTCTGAGGTTTTCGCGAGTCTTTTAATCaacgaggagaagaaagtggCCTTGTGTTGTAATTTAGATTTCGAGACCGACGGGAACTTGATATTCACTATTGGAGAAGACAATAAATATTACTCAGAAATCCCTTATGCTACAAACAAGCCATGGTGGTTATGTAGATTTTCtgaaaaatttacaaaaaaatggtggtggtttccatttatttacaattatgttccaagtttggttcaaatcttgtaagagagatagagagtaaaaaagagaagaaaaaaaactagtcGATAAAAATAAGATACACTAGTCCTCTCTCATTTGTTTTCCCTTTGGTTGAATAATTTAATGAAAGTTTTTTGGtagtttattctttttcttcgtgTTGTATAGTTTATGATTCTTACCTTTGAGAGCCTGCTCTAGGCTGGATTTCAGAAACAAATGACAATCATCTTGTTATCACTCTGTCTGGAGAGGTTTCGATCATCGCTAGCGGAATCAAAAACCCGAGGATATCCTACTTCGACATCGTCAAGATGgattcaaaatcatcaaattgGGGGGAAAATCGATTTTATTGCGAACATTTTGGGTAAATTTTAGTAATGATCAGTTTCATAGATACACTGAGATTCGTCTATATTGTTTGAATGGTGGCGGCGGTCGGGATGGACAAATCCACTCAGCAGTTTAGTTTGCTCTATTTTTAGGATGGATAACAAACCGATGTAGATCAACtctatttgtatatataagcACAATTCTATGAATGGTAAATAACTACAGACACAATTTATGAATGGTAACTAAATATCGGTCAAGTCCATAAACGGATTTGTCCGCCTTAACCGCTGCAACCATTCAGACCCTATGGTTTGAAACAAGTAATTGCGTCCATGATATTCAAACCGAGAAGGTTGTCCAATGGTTTCAACAGTTTGCGACACAGTTATTGTTAGATACATCAAAGAAACTATAAGACACTACACAAATACGTCTCTGTTTTGGAACAGAggatttttttaactttttaattatattaatctaattaatcaaaacatgAATTAAAACGGCTGACGAATATCACCAGCCAAGTCTatagaaaaaagattattacTACAAGCTTTTACTTAAAAAATGTCCACAGTTTTTGAGCATAAACTTGCGGATTAGTTTGTCTTTTCGTGTGCTACAAGTCTTTTAGTCAAATTAGACGAATTTTACGCTTTCTTGTATACATTGATCCTAGAGTTCCGTAATTGCTATAAATAGATGTCAGTTTAGGAGTTACcaaatgcaaaaaaacaaaaaaaaaacactatcaTTAATCAAGTTCCACTGTTCATTTTCGATCTGCATAATGATGATGAGTCGTCGCTATGGAGCCAAGCTAATGGAAACTGCTGTGACTCACAGCCATCTTTTGAATCCTAGGGTTCCTCTCGTGACGGAAAATATTAGGGTTCCGGCGATGGGAGTCGTGAGAGTTTTCAGCAAGATGacatttgagaagaagaaaactacgGAGGAGAAAGGATCTAGCGGTGGCAAGGCTGATCAAGGTAACAAAGGGGAGCAATTAATCGTTAGCTACTGGGGAGTGAAGCCGATGAAGATCACCAAAGAAGATGGAACTGAATGGAAATGGAGTTGCTTTAGGGTACATTACATCTTTGGTATTATATTAGAACTCTGTGGTCGATTTATATGtatgatttgagtttttgtgtGGAATAACTGTAGCCATGGGAGACATATAAATCAGATCTGACTATAGATTTGAAGAAGCATCATGTTCCATCGACTTTACCGGACAAACTAGCTTATTGGACCGTGAAATCTCTTCGATGGCCTACCGATCTTTTCTTCCAGGTGACAGTCTTAGCTTTCTATGGTTTTGTCATTTCAAATGCTTTGTATGTTTGGACTAATCTTGCCAACGAGTTAACCGCAGAGGCGGTACGGATGCAGAGCAATGATGCTAGAAACGGTTGCAGCGGTTCCAGGAATGGTTGGAGGGATGTTAGTACACTGCAAATCGCTTCGACGGTTTGAACAAAGCGGTGGTTGGATCAAAGCCCTActtgaagaagcagagaacGAGAGAATGCATTTAATGACATTCATGGAAGTCGCGAAACCTAATTGGTACGAACGAGCTCTTGTGATTGCCGTTCAAGGCATTTTCTTCAATGCTTATTTCCTTGGATACCTAATTTCTCCCAAATTTGCTCATCGTATGGTTGGATACCTTGAGGAAGAAGCAATCCACTCTTACACTGAGTTTCTTAAAGAACTCGATAATGGTAACATCGAAAATGTGCCTGCACCGGCTATTGCCATTGATTACTGGAGACTTGAAGCTGATGCGACGCTTCGTGATGTCGTCATGGTGGTCCGTGCTGATGAAGCGCATCACCGTGATGTTAACCACTATGCATCCGTAAGTAGTGTGAATTGTATTATAGGAAACTTACTTATGTTTAAAAGATGATTAGATTGTTTTCAtggttttaataaaaattgcaGGATATTCATTACCAAGGTCGTGAGCTAAAAGAAGCTCCAGCTCCCATTGGATATCATTGAATCTGAAGAGCTTCTAGCTTTGTTTTGTCGTTTTGATACGGTccagttttgttttccttgttCCTAAATGGGCTTTAATGggtatttgttaaaatttagtgGGCCTTAGAGTAAGCTTATTTGTGCTTGctttctttttgcttcataAAAgagtgttttgtttgttttcattctCCTAATAAATCAGTGCTTACATGATATGTTTACATATACACTTAGGCTAGAAATAAAACTTTACAAACCCAAGGCTTTGAAGTTTGAATATAACCATAGATATGTCCATTAAACCCCACTAAAATGAAGTAGGCTTGAATCCATcatatataaatgttaaattaatAGGGGTgggaaaaaaaacgaaaaccgAAAAACCGAACcgtaccaaaccaaaacaaatggtttggtttggttatggTTTTGTATAAAAACCCATTtgattgtaatttttatttaagttttggtttaggtttggtttgattaaaAACCGTAAAACCgaacgttttttttgtttttgatttaaattaaaaataattgtatatatatatatataatgttcaTTTGATAACATGATATCTATCAAACTatcgaaaaacaaaaccctaactgTAACCTAAACTAAAATTCTATATAAATTACATGCCGTCATTTAGGATTTGAGTTTacaaattagattttgattttatttatgcatcacacttataattttttttggtaaaaacatgaaaaaaccGGAACCAAACCGGAACCGATCCGAACCAAAATACATATggtttttaaatggttttaattttttaaaaccaaaaactgtaaAACTGTTAAAACCGAACCGTAACCAAACCGaattttatatggtttttatatggttttacttttcttaaaatCGAAAAACCGTAAAACCTAAAACCGAAAcgaaaccaaaccgaaaaacTGAACACCCAGCCCttaaatataatgaaaatcgaataaatttgtttgaaaGAATCGAACAAAATTGacaataaaatctaattagGACTATTTTCGTCTAATTTTGACTTAGTTGAAACAGAATATTAGCAAAAATACTAAAACACCACAACGCGTAATAATACCCACACACGATATCATTAAATTTGACCAATAAGAATCTAGCTCTTGGCGACCACGCAAGTATCTTCCATCTTGCTCTCCAAGAAAAATCTACACCGGctttaaatttacataaacaCCCTCAGTCAAAGAAAAGTCGTAAACATAGTCTCTCTCATGACCACAAGGGTAACACAGTCATCCTAAATATAAACCACACAAGAAAACTGTTATACTTTATACACGTGTCATAGTCTCATTACATCTACGTGAAGAGTTTCGATCATCAACCGTTCGTTTTCTTACTATATAAACCTTGCTCGAGACCTGCGTGTGAAGCGTATAAAGACGACaaagtaaaccaaaaaaaaaaagagttctcCTACAATTTTCCTAAATTCTTGGATTTGAGATTTCACTTTTTCCGATTTGAAACAATGATGATAACTCGCGGTGGAGCCAAGGCGGCGAAATCGCTGTTAGTGGCGGCTGGACCACGTTTGTTCTCGACGGTCCGTACGGTTTCGTCTCACGAGGCTTTATCAGCAAGCCATATTTTGAAGCCTGGTGTTACATCTGCTTGGATATGGACTAGAGCTCCGACGATTGGAGGTATGAGATTCGCTAGCACGATCACTCTGGGAGAGAAAACTCCGATGAAGGAGGAGGAC from Arabidopsis thaliana chromosome 3, partial sequence includes these protein-coding regions:
- a CDS encoding F-box and associated interaction domains-containing protein (F-box and associated interaction domains-containing protein; CONTAINS InterPro DOMAIN/s: F-box domain, cyclin-like (InterPro:IPR001810), F-box domain, Skp2-like (InterPro:IPR022364), F-box associated domain, type 1 (InterPro:IPR006527), F-box associated interaction domain (InterPro:IPR017451); BEST Arabidopsis thaliana protein match is: F-box and associated interaction domains-containing protein (TAIR:AT3G22730.1); Has 1679 Blast hits to 1630 proteins in 48 species: Archae - 0; Bacteria - 0; Metazoa - 0; Fungi - 0; Plants - 1677; Viruses - 0; Other Eukaryotes - 2 (source: NCBI BLink).), with amino-acid sequence MSDLPLDLVEEILSRVSATSLKRLRSTCKQWNTLFKKRSFSQKHFHIAPKESMVLMLKEYRVCSMNINLNVSPPSVEFQGTLGIKDDSHSNLGQVEIVEVYHCDGLLLCATRDNRLVVWNPCLGETRWIQLKDECRRYSTFALGYENNKFCRRNYKILRYWGWFHDHIPDDGGRFRFEIYDFRSDSWKVLDDVPDDRFPPVSVVSLKGNTYWFGSNKKDFLRSFDFTTERFNHIGLPPSRDHGFMALSVVGEEQLSVLQEIETSKMEIFVTNKVGTEEAALLWSKSFIVDLPIGGHCSEVFASLLINEEKKVALCCNLDFETDGNLIFTIGEDNKYYSEIPYATNKPWWLCRFSEKFTKKWWWFPFIYNYVPSLVQIL
- a CDS encoding F-box/kelch-repeat protein — protein: MVFRESKLYVLSPSLDITVFDFSSGDSPKECASFTSPDDYSSYGPLRFESFDHLVITLSGEVLLIKVERRGLQICSFDVYKMDQTSSKCKRIRSIGNEALFLDHGTTVEAKDGIRNNCIYFSYVKYGKYKNISLRNTCVYDIQRGFVVQRFQHLADSSPMPFKCVRWEQVRD
- a CDS encoding F-box/kelch-repeat protein; the protein is MAMEPKKKTKLISSDNDSKWSMLSPDLIRSILERLNFIDFHRARYISLNWYSSSELCIIQNPTPWTIRFSNDNHVSLFDPLHAKTYVITDLGFDLPRSRCLATSGSWLLLLDHRTDFYLLNLFTRERICLPTLEAIDGWQMKFERVGESDFLKTFTYREGYTSYSSRISTKIRIEKAVLWVDERSRDYLVVWNLESFFAYHKK
- a CDS encoding F-box and associated interaction domains-containing protein (F-box and associated interaction domains-containing protein; FUNCTIONS IN: molecular_function unknown; INVOLVED IN: biological_process unknown; CONTAINS InterPro DOMAIN/s: F-box domain, cyclin-like (InterPro:IPR001810), F-box domain, Skp2-like (InterPro:IPR022364), F-box associated interaction domain (InterPro:IPR017451); BEST Arabidopsis thaliana protein match is: F-box and associated interaction domains-containing protein (TAIR:AT3G22720.1).); this translates as MSDLPLDLVEEILSRVSATSLKRLRSTCKQWNTLFKKRSFSQKHFHIAPKESMVLMLKEYRVCSMNINLNVSPPSVEFQGTLGIKDDSHSNLGQVEIVEVYHCDGLLLCATRDNRLVVWNPCLGETRWIQLKDECRRYSTFALGYENNKFCRRNYKILRYWGWFHDHIPDDGGRFRFEIYDFRSDSWKVLDDVPDDRFPPRDLIILVFRHLEIMVLWLYQLLEKNNSQCYKRLRHQRWRYL
- a CDS encoding F-box/kelch-repeat protein (unknown protein; FUNCTIONS IN: molecular_function unknown; INVOLVED IN: biological_process unknown; LOCATED IN: cellular_component unknown; BEST Arabidopsis thaliana protein match is: F-box family protein with a domain of unknown function (DUF295) (TAIR:AT3G03730.1); Has 30201 Blast hits to 17322 proteins in 780 species: Archae - 12; Bacteria - 1396; Metazoa - 17338; Fungi - 3422; Plants - 5037; Viruses - 0; Other Eukaryotes - 2996 (source: NCBI BLink).), encoding MATAPKKKLISSDNDTEWSPVLAPDLIRSIFERLNFAEFHRAMSISLDWYSTAELCYRQNPTPWLILFSNYRHISCRLFDPLHDKTYVIRDLGFDFHRSCCLATSGSWLLMLDHRTDFYLLNLFTRERICLPTLEAIDGWQMKFERVGESDFLKTFTYREGYRSYSSGLSTKVVIENAVLWVDERSRDYLVVWSIECFFAYHKKGDNNKTWKVIQLKKNEECSDIVFRESKLYVLNPNLNITVFDFSSGSPNECASFTSQDIGLTLYPLSCFGHLVITLSGEVLLIKTRRYGIYSFDVYKMDPKSSKWREIYSLGNEAILLDLGTTIAAKDGFG